From the genome of Oceanispirochaeta sp. M1:
TATACTGTAGTGTAAATCCTCCCATCCAATATAATCCCAATTTTTCACTTCACAAAAAATAATTTTATAACCCTTTACTGCTATAATATCGACTTCTCCGAAAGCTTTCCTGAAGTTTCTTTTTAGAATTTTATATCCGGATGAAATTAAATGATCTACTGCCCTGTTTTCGCCTGTTTTACCTTTTTCATGTTGTATCATTCTTTAATAACAGAGAATTCAGATCTACTGCTTTTACAATGAACAGATTCTTTATATCAAGAAGATTTAAAACAGGTCCCATATCTCCGGGATATTCCTTACCCGTACTGTCAATAAGGGTTATTACTTCCGGCCTTAAAGGCGCCTCGGGATTACCCTTGATTACTCTGGCCACAGTTGAGTCATTTAGCATGACAATACTGCCTAGAGGATAGATCCCCATGCTGTGGATGAAGTATCTAAGAATCTCAGGATCAAACTTCCTTGAATTGTCACTGATGATGTGCTTCATGGCCTCGTAGCCGATCATTGAGTTCCTGTAGGGTCTTTCACTGACCATTGCCTCAAAAGAGTCTGCAATGGACACTATACGGGCTTCCATGACGATATCATCCTCTTTCTTTCCCTGAGGGTATCCGTCGCCGTCCCAGCGTTCATGATGCTCCAGGGCTATCTGGGCAATTGTGTCATCGTAGCCGAGCTCCTTGGAGATAATCTGGTATGAATATACGGTGTGGCTTTTCAGCTTGTTCATTTCTGTACTGCTGAGGCCTGATTTTTTTATCTTGATCTCTTCCGGGATACGCATCATTCCAATATCATGGAGTATGGCACCGTTTACAAGCTGCAGGAGCTTGGGACGAGGCCTGTTCATGGCAAACCCAATAGTAAGTGTCAGAATAGCTGTATTAAGAGCGCTCTTGGCCATGGCACGGCTACTGCTGTTATGAGTAAGAACCATTCTTATGGTCTGCATTTTCTTGTTTTCAACTGTATCAATGAGTTTGTCGGATATCTTATCAAGTTCTGCAACGTCGATATCTTCCATCAGGTTAATTCTGCTGAACAGATTATCCAGATCTTCCAGAGTCTTGTTGTAGAATGCTGAAAGCTCTTTATCAGAAGGGATACCCCATAACTGACGGCTATTCAGTAAATCCTCGTTTTCTGATTCGGCAAACATGCCTTCAGACTGGACTTCCACCACCCCCCACTTATCAAGGCGGGTCAGATCTTTCTCTCTAATGGGAACACCTGCGGGTATGAAAAGTGTATCTTCATCAATATATACCGGTTTATTACAGGATAAACCGGGCTTTAAGTCGCTGACTTTATAATTATTCATTAATCAAACCTACTTGTCTTAAGAGAAGCTTAGCTATGGCTGAACCATTTTATGACTATATTATAACACAATTCAAATCAAGGTAGTACTATTTTCAAAAAAAAAGGGGCTGTTGCAAAAGTCTAATTAGACTAAAGCGACAGCCCTTTTCTTTTTCAAAACAATTATTCGAAAGTCTTTAAATGTAAAAAGGGGCCGCAA
Proteins encoded in this window:
- a CDS encoding YraN family protein, which codes for MIQHEKGKTGENRAVDHLISSGYKILKRNFRKAFGEVDIIAVKGYKIIFCEVKNWDYIGWEDLHYSINKSKIQKIQKLASLFLLQNPLYNNYTIGFDLILLSRRMKELDHIEDFI
- a CDS encoding HD-GYP domain-containing protein codes for the protein MNNYKVSDLKPGLSCNKPVYIDEDTLFIPAGVPIREKDLTRLDKWGVVEVQSEGMFAESENEDLLNSRQLWGIPSDKELSAFYNKTLEDLDNLFSRINLMEDIDVAELDKISDKLIDTVENKKMQTIRMVLTHNSSSRAMAKSALNTAILTLTIGFAMNRPRPKLLQLVNGAILHDIGMMRIPEEIKIKKSGLSSTEMNKLKSHTVYSYQIISKELGYDDTIAQIALEHHERWDGDGYPQGKKEDDIVMEARIVSIADSFEAMVSERPYRNSMIGYEAMKHIISDNSRKFDPEILRYFIHSMGIYPLGSIVMLNDSTVARVIKGNPEAPLRPEVITLIDSTGKEYPGDMGPVLNLLDIKNLFIVKAVDLNSLLLKNDTT